A window of the Hordeum vulgare subsp. vulgare chromosome 5H, MorexV3_pseudomolecules_assembly, whole genome shotgun sequence genome harbors these coding sequences:
- the LOC123452189 gene encoding heat stress transcription factor A-2a-like isoform X1 yields MSLFGRFIMDPFHGIVKEEEFDFAGAAADGYSPSSWGSSPSSWGSSQSSWVGGGALAELPRPMDGLGEAGPTPFLNKTYEVVDDHSTDTIVSWGVAGNSFVVWDAHAFSMVLLPRYFKHSNFSSFVRQLNTYGFRKVDPDRWEFAAEGFLRGQKELLKTIRRRRPQSSGTPGQQQQQQGGVCLEVGHFGHDGEVQQLKRDKGTLIAEVVKLRQEQQATRVQMQAMEARLAATEQKQQQMTVFLARAMKSPSFLQMLVERQDQSRRKELADALLSKKRGRPIEYLLPRNGETCYSAAAQGYGHGLVDGGEGRRADGEDTESFWKELLSLGLEERQREAGGGGGGEASGAEVDDDVDDEVDELVQSLYHLSPNRPHGQHHQ; encoded by the exons AGTTTGTTTGGTCGTTTCATCATGGATCCCTTTCACGGCATTGTGAAAGAGGAGGAATTCGACTTCGCCGGAGCTGCGGCGGATGGATACTCGCCGTCTTCGTGGGGCTCATCCCCTAGTTCCTGGGGCTCTTCCCAATCTTCGTGGGTCGGCGGCGGCGCCTTGGCGGAGCTGCCGCGGCCGATGGACGGCCTCGGCGAAGCCGGTCCCACCCCGTTCCTGAACAAGACGTACGAGGTGGTGGACGACCACAGCACGGACACCATCGTGTCGTGGGGGGTCGCCGGGAACAGCTTCGTGGTGTGGGACGCCCACGCCTTCTCCATGGTGCTCCTCCCGCGCTACTTCAAGCACAGCAACTTCTCCAGCTTCGTGCGCCAGCTCAACACCTAC GGGTTCAGGAAGGTTGATCCGGACAGGTGGGAGTTCGCGGCGGAGGGGTTCTTGCGGGGCCAGAAGGAGCTCCTGAAGACGATCAGGCGGCGCCGGCCTCAGTCGTCGGGCACGCCggggcagcagcagcaacaacaaggagGGGTGTGCCTGGAGGTGGGGCATTTCGGTCACGACGGCGAGGTGCAGCAGCTGAAGCGCGACAAGGGCACCCTGATCGCTGAGGTGGTGAAGCTGCGGCAGGAGCAGCAGGCGACGCGCGTGCAGATGCAGGCCATGGAGGCGCGCCTCGCCGCCACGGagcagaagcagcagcagatgaCGGTGTTCCTGGCGCGCGCCATGAAGAGCCCGAGCTTCCTCCAGATGCTGGTGGAGCGGCAGGACCAGAGCCGGCGGAAGGAGCTGGCGGACGCGCTCCTCTCCAAGAAGCGCGGCCGCCCCATCGAGTAcctcctcccccgcaacggcgagaCCTGCTACAGCGCCGCGGCCCAAGGCTACGGCCACGGGCTTGTCGACGGAGGCGAGGGCAGGCGCGCGGACGGCGAGGACACGGAGAGCTTCTGGAAGGAGCTGCTGAGCCTGGGCCTcgaggagaggcagagggaggcgggcgggggcggcggaggggagGCGAGCGGCGCCGAGGTGGACGACGACGTGGACGATGAGGTGGACGAGCTGGTGCAGAGCCTCTACCACCTCAGCCCGAACCGGCCCCACGGCCAACACCACCAGTGA
- the LOC123452189 gene encoding heat stress transcription factor A-2a-like isoform X2, with the protein MDPFHGIVKEEEFDFAGAAADGYSPSSWGSSPSSWGSSQSSWVGGGALAELPRPMDGLGEAGPTPFLNKTYEVVDDHSTDTIVSWGVAGNSFVVWDAHAFSMVLLPRYFKHSNFSSFVRQLNTYGFRKVDPDRWEFAAEGFLRGQKELLKTIRRRRPQSSGTPGQQQQQQGGVCLEVGHFGHDGEVQQLKRDKGTLIAEVVKLRQEQQATRVQMQAMEARLAATEQKQQQMTVFLARAMKSPSFLQMLVERQDQSRRKELADALLSKKRGRPIEYLLPRNGETCYSAAAQGYGHGLVDGGEGRRADGEDTESFWKELLSLGLEERQREAGGGGGGEASGAEVDDDVDDEVDELVQSLYHLSPNRPHGQHHQ; encoded by the exons ATGGATCCCTTTCACGGCATTGTGAAAGAGGAGGAATTCGACTTCGCCGGAGCTGCGGCGGATGGATACTCGCCGTCTTCGTGGGGCTCATCCCCTAGTTCCTGGGGCTCTTCCCAATCTTCGTGGGTCGGCGGCGGCGCCTTGGCGGAGCTGCCGCGGCCGATGGACGGCCTCGGCGAAGCCGGTCCCACCCCGTTCCTGAACAAGACGTACGAGGTGGTGGACGACCACAGCACGGACACCATCGTGTCGTGGGGGGTCGCCGGGAACAGCTTCGTGGTGTGGGACGCCCACGCCTTCTCCATGGTGCTCCTCCCGCGCTACTTCAAGCACAGCAACTTCTCCAGCTTCGTGCGCCAGCTCAACACCTAC GGGTTCAGGAAGGTTGATCCGGACAGGTGGGAGTTCGCGGCGGAGGGGTTCTTGCGGGGCCAGAAGGAGCTCCTGAAGACGATCAGGCGGCGCCGGCCTCAGTCGTCGGGCACGCCggggcagcagcagcaacaacaaggagGGGTGTGCCTGGAGGTGGGGCATTTCGGTCACGACGGCGAGGTGCAGCAGCTGAAGCGCGACAAGGGCACCCTGATCGCTGAGGTGGTGAAGCTGCGGCAGGAGCAGCAGGCGACGCGCGTGCAGATGCAGGCCATGGAGGCGCGCCTCGCCGCCACGGagcagaagcagcagcagatgaCGGTGTTCCTGGCGCGCGCCATGAAGAGCCCGAGCTTCCTCCAGATGCTGGTGGAGCGGCAGGACCAGAGCCGGCGGAAGGAGCTGGCGGACGCGCTCCTCTCCAAGAAGCGCGGCCGCCCCATCGAGTAcctcctcccccgcaacggcgagaCCTGCTACAGCGCCGCGGCCCAAGGCTACGGCCACGGGCTTGTCGACGGAGGCGAGGGCAGGCGCGCGGACGGCGAGGACACGGAGAGCTTCTGGAAGGAGCTGCTGAGCCTGGGCCTcgaggagaggcagagggaggcgggcgggggcggcggaggggagGCGAGCGGCGCCGAGGTGGACGACGACGTGGACGATGAGGTGGACGAGCTGGTGCAGAGCCTCTACCACCTCAGCCCGAACCGGCCCCACGGCCAACACCACCAGTGA